In Haladaptatus cibarius D43, the sequence AGAACGGCTCCGAAACCGTCGGCGAAACCGGTATCTACACGATGTTCTGGTATCAGGGGCGAGCCGACGACAACCCGATTATTCGGTGGCAAACGTTCGAAAACCCCGAGTTGGGTGAGTACGACACGTTCAACTACACCAGCGTTCCCTCGGATGGCTGGGCGAACGACCGACTCTGGCCGTACCGCAATGGCGACAAGCGCGGCTACGTCTGGCGAACCGCGTGGGATACGAATCGGGACGCGACCGAGTTCCAACGCGCCTATCGGGATTTGCTCCGAGGACAGAACGCGACTCGAACCGGATCCGGCGCGTGGGTCATCGAAAACGGGGAGTTCGCTGACGCCTTCCGAATCGTCCGCGACGGACGAACCGTGACTATCGTGAACGCGCCAACGGAGGGAGATTTGGCGGATATTCGCCCCGGAGTTACGAACACCTCAAGCGTGAGGTAGATTCAAATGCGTGATTACGCCGACGCGCTTCCGGCCGTCACGCTGGTCGGAAGCACGTCGGTTTCGTCCGCCGCAGTCAGCAGGTCGTGGTAGCGGTTGCGAATCGTGACGGTACTCACGTCCGCGACTTCGGCAACAGCGTCCTGCGTCAACTGCTCCCCTTCGATGAGGGCGGCGGCGTACAGCGCCGCCGCCGCGAGCCCGACTGGTGATTTGCCGCTGGTGATGCCCGCATCCTTCGCCGTCTTGAGAAGGTCGTGGGCGCGGTGTTTCGTCACCGAATCGAGGTCGAACTCGCTCTCGAATCGGTTGAGATACTGTTCAGGGTCTGCCGGTCTGACTTCGAGACTGAGTTCGCGGACAATGTAGCGGTACGTTCGCTTGAACTCCATTTCGTCGATTCGGCTGACCGTTGCGACTTCGTCCATGGTTCGGGGCACTCCGGCCTGCCGCGCCGCAGCGTAGACGCTCGCGGTCGCCACGCCCTCGATGGAACGACCCGGCAGGAGGTCTTCGTTTAGCGCGCGGCGGTAGATGACGCTCGCCATCTCGCGGACGTTTTTCGGCAGACCGAGGGCGCTCGCCATTCGGTCGATTTCGCCGAGCGCCTGTTTGAGGTTACGTTCCTTACTGTTTCGCGTGCGAAATCGCTCGTCCCACGTGCGGAGTCGCTGCATCTTCTCGCGCTGGCGGGAACTCAACGTTCGTCCGTATGCGTCCCTGTCCTGCCACCCGATGTTGCTCGACAGTCCTTTGTCGTGCATCATCTTCGTCGTCGGCGCGCCGACGCGGGATTTCGAATCGCGTTCGCTCGCGTCGAAGGCGCGCCACTCCGGCCCGCGGTCGATTCCCCCGGTTTCTACGACGAGGCCACAGTCCGCACAGACCGTTTCCGCGTGTTCTTCGTCGGCGATGAGGGTGCCGCCACATTCGGGACAGATGTTTTCGTGCTCTTTGGTGTCTGCCCGCTCTCGCTCCGATTCTCGTTCGATTGTCGCTACGACCGACTGTTCGGTTGTTTTGTTGCTCGTACTCATGATGGAATGAATTGGAACCGACGCCGGTAGAAATACGTGACCGACGCCGCACTCACTAACAATAGGTTAGTCCGACAAGCATAAAAATGCTTCGCTTGAAATAGAAAGCTATGGTATCACATCTCAAACTATAGCATCCAAATCTGTATTTCGTGGCAACAAATGGTGTTCAAATTAAATTGTACATAAGAATATGCCGGACGTTCTTTAGCGGAAGTAGAGATGACTCGACAGACGCGACGAGCGTTCGTCGCCACCGTCGGTACTCTCGGCTTCGCGGGGTGTTCCTCGTTAGCCGAGAACGCACCGTTGCCGATAGATAGCGACGACGAACAGGGAACACGACGGGGAAATAAATCGAGCGCACCGAGGAAAATCGCGGACGATTTCGAAGACCTGAGCTACTGGCAGGCAGTCGAACGACAAGGAACTCTGTCGAAATCGACCGACGCCTACGAGGGGTCGCAGTGTGCACACGTCGTCGGTAGCAGGAAAACGAAAGAAGGCCACATCATCCGGTCGGTTTCCGGGGCCGACCTCCGGAGAACCAACTTCTCGATGGCGGTCAAAAGTCTGAATCACGATTTTTTCAAAATCGCCATCGAACTCCACGCACCCGACGGCGACCACACCGTTCAGCTGAAACGAACCCTTCTCGGGCCGAAAAACCGCTGGGTTCGGGTCAACTTCGGCGTCACGGGCGTGACAAAGGGCGTTGACCGCTCGTCGGTCGAAAAGCTTCACATCGTCGCCAGACCGGTCGATACCAACGCCGGGGAGCCAATCGAGTTCCTCGTGGACGACCTTCGAACCGTCTCCCGTCCGGAAACTGGGTCGGTCATGTTCACCTTCGACGACAGCCATTCCAGCCACTATCGCGCCTACGAACTAATGGGGAAGTACGGTTTTTCCGGCGTCGAGGGCGTCATTCCGAAAAGCATCGGGCGCGACGACAGAGTGACCGAAAACCAACTGACGACGATGGCCGACGACGGCTGGGACATTGCCGCCCATCCGAACGTCCAAGCCAACTACTTCTCGGACTACGCGCCGGACGAGCAGGAACGACTGATGACGAAGACGCGCGATTTCCTCCGCGACAGCGGCTTCGAGGACGGTGCGCGCCACCTCCTCGTTCCGAAAAACGTCCTCGGGCCGGAGACGTTCGACCTCGCGCACGAGCACTACGACACGGTGTTCAGTTTCGGGGGCGGGCCGAACGCGATGCCGCTTGCACAGGATGACACCATCGTCTCCCGGGTGAACGGGAAGAACGTCGAGGAGACGAAGCAGTTCATCGACTACGCGAACGACTACGGCCAACTCGTCGTACCGCTGTTTCACGAAGTCGGAAACGACATCAGCGAGCGTGATTTCGAGTCTCTGCTGAAATACGTCGAAACAAAGAACGTGAACGTCGTCACCGCTTCCGACCTGCTGGACGGGTAAGAATATCTGTTGAGCGAGTAGGGACGGCCAATGACTCGATATGTCTGCTGGACAGCGTCCAGCAGACATAACCGTTCATTTCGTTCAAATCGCAGGCAATCGCGTCGTGTCCCGTTTTGTCGTCGTCGAGAGGACACAAAACTGGCCGCCACCGGAGAGCCTTAACATCTCGGACGCCAAGGTATCAGCATGACCGAAAAAGCGACACTCGCAGGCGGTTGCTTCTGGTGTACCGAGGCCGCATTCAAGGAACTTGACGGCGTGAAATCGGTCACGTCGGGGTACGCCGGGGGGTCGGTCGAAAACCCGACCTACGAGGCGGTTTGTTCGGGCGAGACGGGACACGCGGAAGTTATTCAGGTCGAATACGACCCCGAGACAATCGGCTACGACGACCTGCTTGAAGTGTTTTTCACCATTCACAACCCGACGACGCTGAACGAGCAGGGACCGGACGTGGGAACGCAGTATCGCTCCGCCATCTACTACCACGACGACGAGCAGAAAGAAATCGCGGAGACGTTCATCGACCAACTCGAATCCGTGGACGCCTACGACGACCCAATCGTGACGGAGGTCGAACCGCTGGAGACGTTCTACGAGGCGGAGGAGTACCATCAGGACTACTTCGGGAAGAATCCCAACGACGCCTACTGTACGATAAACGCCGGGCCGAAAATCGAGAAGGTTCGCGAGCAGTTCAGCGAGAAAGTGACGCAGTAGTCGCGCACCTTCCCGACCCAAATCCTTTTCTTTTACAGCGTTGCGTAGCTTTTCGATGCCAGTCCGACCAGCCTACGTGAAGAAGGTGGGTGACATGCTGTTGGAACGCTATCCGGAGGCGTTCACCGACGATTTCGACCAGAACAAAAAGAGCGTCTCGGAACTCACGAACATCACGTCGAAGGACGTTCGTAACCGCGTCGCGGGCTATATCGCACGAAACGAAGGGAAGAGAAAACAAGAAGAGGTGTAGAAATATAGTTTAAAACAACTCATACACGCGCATATTCGGTATAATATCGACGCCATTCATATTTTCGCATGATTAATTCTAAAAACAAAAAACATATACCATCGAGTGAGAATCGTCAAATATGGTATCCCGAAAACATTTCGCCCTCTTTTTCGTCGGTTTACTCATCATGGTCGCCGGGGTCTATCCCTTTCTCGTCTTCGCCGACTACGACTACCGCTACGAATCCATTGGACAGTCTAAGGAATCTCCGGACGAGCGAGCGTGGCAGAATTTCGCCGAACTGTCGCCGAGCAGCCAGAAAACCGTGCAGAACACGATAGAAGGGCAGGAGTACACGTTCGAATCGAAAGAACAACTCCCACCAGAAGTAGTCAAAAAAGGAGAAAACTACCACTACTTCGACGACACACAAACGCTGGACTGGTCGAACCCGCAGACACCGGGGACGCTCCTCGTGTCCCTGCTGGGGCTGCTGGCAGTCCTCCAATCGATTCGTCTCGAACTCGGTGGTCGGAGTCCGGTGAATCGCTAACAGGAGCAGTAAGAGAGACGATTATTCGACCGAGATTTCGCCATCGGACGGGACGACTATATCGAAACCACAGTAGGTGAACGAGACGGTGACGTTCGCGTCACCATGGGATGCGTCCCTGCGGAGTCGGTCGAGGATTTC encodes:
- a CDS encoding transcription initiation factor IIB; translation: MSTSNKTTEQSVVATIERESERERADTKEHENICPECGGTLIADEEHAETVCADCGLVVETGGIDRGPEWRAFDASERDSKSRVGAPTTKMMHDKGLSSNIGWQDRDAYGRTLSSRQREKMQRLRTWDERFRTRNSKERNLKQALGEIDRMASALGLPKNVREMASVIYRRALNEDLLPGRSIEGVATASVYAAARQAGVPRTMDEVATVSRIDEMEFKRTYRYIVRELSLEVRPADPEQYLNRFESEFDLDSVTKHRAHDLLKTAKDAGITSGKSPVGLAAAALYAAALIEGEQLTQDAVAEVADVSTVTIRNRYHDLLTAADETDVLPTSVTAGSASA
- a CDS encoding polysaccharide deacetylase family protein, giving the protein MTRQTRRAFVATVGTLGFAGCSSLAENAPLPIDSDDEQGTRRGNKSSAPRKIADDFEDLSYWQAVERQGTLSKSTDAYEGSQCAHVVGSRKTKEGHIIRSVSGADLRRTNFSMAVKSLNHDFFKIAIELHAPDGDHTVQLKRTLLGPKNRWVRVNFGVTGVTKGVDRSSVEKLHIVARPVDTNAGEPIEFLVDDLRTVSRPETGSVMFTFDDSHSSHYRAYELMGKYGFSGVEGVIPKSIGRDDRVTENQLTTMADDGWDIAAHPNVQANYFSDYAPDEQERLMTKTRDFLRDSGFEDGARHLLVPKNVLGPETFDLAHEHYDTVFSFGGGPNAMPLAQDDTIVSRVNGKNVEETKQFIDYANDYGQLVVPLFHEVGNDISERDFESLLKYVETKNVNVVTASDLLDG
- the msrA gene encoding peptide-methionine (S)-S-oxide reductase MsrA; protein product: MTEKATLAGGCFWCTEAAFKELDGVKSVTSGYAGGSVENPTYEAVCSGETGHAEVIQVEYDPETIGYDDLLEVFFTIHNPTTLNEQGPDVGTQYRSAIYYHDDEQKEIAETFIDQLESVDAYDDPIVTEVEPLETFYEAEEYHQDYFGKNPNDAYCTINAGPKIEKVREQFSEKVTQ
- a CDS encoding 30S ribosomal protein S17e codes for the protein MPVRPAYVKKVGDMLLERYPEAFTDDFDQNKKSVSELTNITSKDVRNRVAGYIARNEGKRKQEEV